A single window of Nocardioides baekrokdamisoli DNA harbors:
- the kdpA gene encoding potassium-transporting ATPase subunit KdpA — protein sequence MSSVAAAVGQIAALAILLIITVPFVGKYLAHIYTSEKHWRVERWAYKLMRVDGDADQHWRSYAMSVLGFSLIGVLFLYAFARLQHAFPLSLGFSGFPAAGAFNTAISFVTNTNWQWYSGESAAGHLFQMTGLAVQNFVSAAVGLAVAAAFARALARSRSGGRIGNFWSDMVRTTFRVLIPMSFVGALVLIFFGAIQNFHGMHDLTTLTGGTQHLTGGPVASQEAIKQIGTNGGGFYNANSAHPFENPTPFTNLLQIYWELILPFSIAWAFGLIVKDKRQGGAIVATMAALFSMGVALTTWVEMAHPGLAPMLAGGALEGKEVRFGEAGSALFSAATTATSTGAVNSMHDSFTAAGGGVQLFNMMLGEISPGGVGSGLYGMLMLAVVTVFLCGLMVGRTPEYLGKKIGQREIILPALYILATPLLILIGDAIAITAKDGLAGMLNTGPHGFSEILYAVTSAGNNNGSAFAGLTSGTTFWDTLLGLIMLFGRFLPMIFVLALAGRFASTKILPPSAGTLPTHKPLFIALLASVAVVVVGLTYVPALVLGPIAEALS from the coding sequence ATGAGTTCGGTCGCTGCTGCCGTCGGCCAGATCGCAGCGCTTGCCATCCTGCTGATCATCACGGTCCCCTTCGTGGGCAAGTATCTCGCCCACATCTACACCTCCGAGAAGCACTGGCGGGTCGAACGGTGGGCGTACAAGCTCATGCGCGTTGACGGCGATGCCGATCAGCACTGGCGTTCGTACGCGATGTCGGTCCTCGGCTTCTCGCTGATCGGTGTCCTGTTCCTGTACGCCTTCGCGCGCCTGCAGCACGCCTTTCCGCTGAGTCTCGGGTTCTCGGGCTTCCCGGCTGCCGGCGCCTTCAACACGGCCATCTCGTTCGTGACCAACACGAACTGGCAGTGGTACTCAGGTGAGTCGGCAGCAGGGCATCTGTTCCAGATGACCGGTCTGGCGGTGCAGAACTTCGTCTCGGCCGCCGTTGGTCTCGCAGTCGCTGCCGCCTTCGCGCGGGCCCTGGCCCGATCGCGCTCGGGTGGTCGGATCGGCAACTTCTGGTCCGACATGGTCCGGACCACGTTCCGGGTGCTGATCCCGATGTCGTTCGTCGGTGCGCTCGTCCTGATCTTCTTCGGGGCGATCCAGAACTTCCACGGCATGCACGACCTGACCACGTTGACCGGTGGCACGCAGCATCTGACGGGCGGTCCGGTGGCCAGCCAGGAGGCGATCAAGCAGATCGGCACCAATGGTGGCGGCTTCTACAACGCCAACAGTGCGCACCCGTTCGAGAACCCGACCCCGTTCACCAACCTGCTCCAGATCTACTGGGAACTGATCCTGCCGTTCAGCATCGCGTGGGCGTTCGGCCTCATCGTCAAGGACAAGCGCCAGGGCGGCGCGATCGTGGCGACCATGGCTGCCCTGTTCAGCATGGGCGTCGCACTGACCACGTGGGTGGAGATGGCTCACCCGGGTCTGGCGCCGATGCTCGCCGGCGGTGCACTGGAGGGCAAGGAGGTGCGGTTCGGTGAGGCCGGCAGCGCCCTCTTCAGCGCAGCGACCACGGCCACCTCGACCGGTGCGGTCAACTCCATGCACGACAGCTTCACCGCGGCCGGAGGCGGAGTGCAGTTGTTCAACATGATGCTCGGCGAGATCTCGCCCGGCGGAGTCGGCTCAGGCCTCTACGGCATGTTGATGCTCGCCGTGGTCACGGTGTTCCTGTGTGGCCTGATGGTGGGGCGTACGCCCGAGTATCTGGGCAAGAAGATCGGGCAGCGGGAGATCATCCTTCCCGCGCTCTACATCCTCGCCACGCCGCTGTTGATCCTGATCGGCGACGCGATCGCGATCACGGCCAAGGACGGTCTCGCAGGGATGCTCAACACCGGACCGCACGGCTTCTCCGAGATCCTGTACGCGGTCACCAGTGCTGGCAACAACAACGGTTCGGCATTCGCCGGGCTCACCTCCGGCACCACGTTCTGGGACACCCTGCTCGGCCTGATCATGTTGTTCGGCAGGTTCCTGCCGATGATCTTCGTCCTGGCTCTCGCCGGACGGTTCGCGAGTACGAAGATCCTGCCGCCGAGTGCCGGCACCCTGCCGACACACAAGCCACTGTTCATCGCGTTGCTCGCGTCCGTCGCGGTGGTCGTCGTCGGTCTCACCTACGTCCCGGCTCTCGTCCTCGGTCCGATCGCGGAGGCCCTCTCATGA
- a CDS encoding acyl-CoA thioesterase — translation MRHVYACPIRWGDMDAFQHVNNVYYADYLQEARWDFLASTGCPGLNFVVLGSQRLNYVSPLAFDGRPILVEVWVTAVGEKSFSLAYELFREDDGVRTVHLRAYATQVAFDYGRTRRSRPLTEQEREVLTARLEQTEYMPVDFAVPGVPPTNVHPVQLRLSDIDLGGIVSNVKYLEFFQEARIDLFRSLAATVSPDTGMPGTVVAQADVQYVRPIGHRVDTYDVRTWVSHVGTKSLVLTAEFGDAGEIKARGRFVMVCFDLAEAKAVEFSPMWRRLLTPPTA, via the coding sequence GTGCGCCATGTCTACGCCTGTCCGATCCGCTGGGGTGACATGGATGCCTTCCAGCACGTCAACAACGTGTACTACGCGGACTATCTCCAGGAAGCGCGCTGGGATTTCCTCGCGTCCACCGGATGCCCTGGCCTCAACTTCGTCGTGCTCGGCTCCCAACGACTCAACTATGTGAGCCCGCTTGCGTTCGACGGCCGCCCGATCCTCGTCGAGGTCTGGGTCACGGCGGTGGGGGAGAAGTCGTTCTCGCTCGCGTACGAGCTGTTCCGTGAGGACGACGGCGTACGCACCGTCCACCTGAGGGCCTACGCGACGCAGGTGGCCTTCGACTACGGGCGTACGCGCCGCAGCCGGCCGCTCACCGAGCAGGAGCGGGAAGTCCTCACCGCGCGCCTGGAGCAGACCGAGTACATGCCGGTGGACTTCGCGGTGCCTGGTGTCCCGCCGACCAACGTTCACCCGGTCCAGCTGCGGCTCTCCGACATCGATCTCGGCGGCATCGTCTCGAACGTGAAGTACCTCGAGTTCTTCCAGGAGGCGCGGATCGACCTCTTCCGCAGCCTGGCCGCGACCGTGTCGCCGGATACCGGGATGCCCGGAACGGTGGTGGCCCAGGCGGATGTCCAGTACGTCCGGCCCATCGGGCATCGGGTGGACACGTACGACGTCCGCACCTGGGTGAGCCATGTCGGCACGAAGTCGCTGGTGCTCACCGCCGAGTTCGGCGACGCAGGGGAGATCAAGGCTCGGGGTCGGTTCGTCATGGTGTGCTTCGACCTGGCGGAGGCCAAGGCGGTTGAGTTCTCTCCGATGTGGCGAAGGCTGCTCACACCACCCACCGCGTGA
- a CDS encoding acetyl-CoA C-acetyltransferase, producing MPEAVIVSVARTPIGRAFKGSLKDQRPDDLAAFAIKAALDKIPALDPTLIEDIYLGNGQPAGEAGYNMAKVASTLLGLDSVPGATVNRYCSSSVQTTRMAFHAIKAGEGDIFVSAGVEAVSRFAYGMSDGNANYNPLMTDAVARTAGLAATNDAWTDPRESGLMPDVYIAMGQTAENVATLRGLSRQELDEFATRSQNLAEKAIADGFWAREITPITLADGTVVSADDCPRAGATYEAMASLKPAFRENGLSTAGNSCPLNDGAAAVVIMSDTKAAELGLKPLARIVATGVSGLSPEIMGLGPVQAVKNALKFANMSIGDIDLVEINEAFAAQVVPSYQDLGIDIDRLNVNGGAIAVGHPFGMTGARLQNTLLNSLEWHDKTTGLITMCVGGGQGMALILERL from the coding sequence ATGCCTGAGGCAGTCATCGTTTCTGTCGCGCGTACGCCCATTGGCCGCGCCTTCAAGGGATCGCTCAAGGACCAGCGTCCTGACGACCTCGCCGCCTTCGCCATCAAGGCCGCGCTCGACAAGATCCCCGCCCTGGACCCGACTCTCATCGAGGACATCTACCTCGGCAACGGCCAGCCCGCGGGTGAGGCCGGCTACAACATGGCCAAGGTCGCCAGCACCCTGCTGGGCCTGGACTCGGTCCCCGGCGCGACCGTCAACCGCTACTGCTCCTCGTCTGTCCAGACCACCCGGATGGCGTTCCACGCGATCAAGGCCGGCGAGGGCGACATCTTCGTCTCCGCCGGCGTTGAGGCCGTGTCCCGCTTCGCGTACGGCATGAGCGACGGCAACGCCAACTACAACCCGCTGATGACCGACGCCGTCGCGCGTACGGCCGGGTTGGCCGCCACCAACGACGCCTGGACCGACCCGCGCGAGTCGGGCCTCATGCCGGACGTGTACATCGCGATGGGCCAGACGGCAGAGAACGTCGCCACCCTGCGCGGCCTGTCCCGCCAGGAGCTCGACGAGTTCGCCACCCGCTCGCAGAATCTGGCCGAGAAGGCGATCGCTGACGGCTTCTGGGCCCGTGAGATCACTCCGATCACCCTGGCCGACGGCACCGTCGTCTCTGCCGACGACTGCCCCCGCGCCGGAGCCACGTACGAGGCGATGGCCTCGCTCAAGCCGGCCTTCCGGGAGAACGGTCTGAGCACCGCCGGCAACTCCTGCCCGCTCAACGACGGCGCCGCTGCCGTGGTGATCATGTCCGACACCAAGGCGGCCGAGCTCGGTCTCAAGCCGCTCGCGCGCATCGTCGCCACCGGCGTGTCGGGCCTCTCGCCGGAGATCATGGGCCTCGGTCCGGTCCAGGCGGTCAAGAACGCGCTCAAGTTCGCCAACATGTCGATCGGCGACATCGACCTGGTCGAGATCAACGAGGCGTTCGCTGCGCAGGTCGTGCCGTCGTACCAGGACCTCGGCATCGACATCGACCGCCTCAACGTCAACGGTGGCGCGATCGCGGTCGGTCACCCGTTCGGCATGACCGGTGCGCGTCTGCAGAACACGCTGCTCAACTCGCTGGAGTGGCACGACAAGACCACCGGCCTGATCACCATGTGTGTCGGCGGCGGTCAGGGCATGGCGCTCATCCTGGAGCGTCTCTGA
- a CDS encoding adenylate/guanylate cyclase domain-containing protein, translating into MRLRLVRWVFRRFAHQYWLIHALAEGIFSAQVAIVTVCLAALYFRPGWADLLDVVVVAVALTIVPITFVALCSRGPIGRFLQWRSNPDATEAETVALWHELVGLTWSTFRSYSLFINLSAVIPAVAVAALLWHIGWPGFAAMLLATAVPSYYATVVTYTIGELLTVPVIEEIADRLPPTFEIGDHGISIASRLKVALPAYTIAAAMATASLVGHQRGAGAMAITVLVSGAVGVFLATELTVLLGDSITKPVRGMRAQVDRVQEGDYAARTPVLRSDELGVLAHEINAMSRGLAEREEIRNAFGTYMDKSVVELILSGQFPPEGVEVTASMLFCDVRGFTSYAEGASAPQVIAALNEMFSAIVPIVERHGGHVDKFLGDGLLAVFGTPDEFLDHADKAVAAACEIALADTLGSVGLTVGVGVNTGQVVAGPLGGAGRLNFSVIGDAVNVAARVEAATRQTGDAVLITDATRLMLSKAYELDSRGEIELKGKAEPLQLFAPKLLVRDAPG; encoded by the coding sequence ATGCGCCTGCGATTGGTGCGCTGGGTGTTCCGGCGCTTCGCCCATCAATACTGGCTCATCCACGCCCTCGCGGAGGGGATCTTCTCGGCGCAGGTCGCGATCGTCACCGTCTGCTTGGCGGCGCTCTACTTCCGTCCCGGCTGGGCCGACCTGCTCGATGTCGTCGTGGTCGCGGTGGCACTGACGATCGTGCCGATCACGTTCGTGGCGCTGTGCAGCCGCGGCCCGATCGGGCGCTTCCTGCAGTGGCGATCCAACCCCGACGCCACCGAGGCCGAAACGGTGGCCCTCTGGCACGAGCTCGTCGGGCTGACCTGGAGCACGTTCCGCTCGTACTCGCTCTTCATCAACCTCTCCGCCGTCATCCCGGCGGTCGCGGTCGCGGCGCTTCTGTGGCACATCGGGTGGCCGGGATTTGCGGCGATGCTGCTCGCCACCGCGGTGCCCTCCTACTACGCGACCGTCGTCACCTACACGATCGGCGAACTGCTCACCGTGCCGGTGATCGAGGAGATCGCGGACCGTCTGCCACCGACCTTTGAGATAGGTGACCACGGGATCTCGATCGCAAGTCGCCTCAAGGTGGCTCTCCCGGCTTACACGATCGCGGCGGCGATGGCGACGGCGAGCCTCGTCGGCCACCAGCGTGGCGCGGGTGCGATGGCAATCACGGTGCTGGTCTCCGGCGCCGTGGGAGTCTTCCTCGCCACGGAGCTGACAGTCCTCCTGGGCGACTCGATCACCAAGCCGGTGCGCGGGATGCGGGCTCAGGTCGACCGGGTGCAGGAGGGCGACTACGCGGCGCGTACGCCCGTGTTGCGCTCCGACGAACTCGGCGTGCTGGCCCATGAGATCAATGCGATGAGCCGCGGGCTGGCCGAACGCGAGGAGATCCGCAACGCGTTCGGTACGTACATGGACAAGAGCGTCGTCGAACTGATCCTGTCCGGTCAGTTCCCGCCCGAGGGGGTCGAGGTGACGGCCTCGATGCTGTTCTGCGACGTCCGTGGGTTCACCTCGTATGCGGAGGGAGCCAGCGCTCCTCAGGTGATCGCCGCACTCAACGAGATGTTCTCCGCGATCGTGCCGATCGTGGAGCGCCATGGCGGACACGTCGACAAATTCCTCGGCGACGGTCTGCTGGCGGTATTCGGTACGCCCGACGAGTTCCTGGACCACGCCGACAAGGCGGTGGCGGCAGCCTGTGAGATCGCACTGGCGGACACGCTCGGCTCCGTCGGCCTGACTGTCGGCGTGGGGGTCAACACGGGCCAGGTGGTCGCCGGGCCGCTGGGCGGTGCTGGACGGTTGAACTTCAGCGTCATCGGGGACGCGGTCAACGTGGCTGCCCGCGTGGAGGCCGCCACACGCCAGACGGGTGACGCGGTGTTGATCACCGACGCCACCCGTCTGATGTTGAGCAAGGCCTACGAGCTCGACTCGCGAGGCGAGATCGAACTCAAGGGCAAGGCCGAGCCGTTACAGCTCTTCGCCCCCAAGCTGTTGGTCAGAGACGCTCCAGGATGA
- a CDS encoding YceI family protein, with protein sequence MSDLIAGTWTIDPSHSEVGFTVRHLMSKVRGQFEKFEGTLTTGSGLAETTTEATIDLNSINTRDAQRDGHLRSADFFDVENSGPMTFRSTAFDGKKASGELTIKGVTKPVDLDVEYFGIETDPWGGQRIGFEASTEISRKEFGVDFNIPLDGGKLLVGDAVNITLEIQAVLQG encoded by the coding sequence ATGTCTGACCTCATCGCCGGTACCTGGACCATCGACCCGAGCCACTCGGAGGTCGGTTTCACCGTTCGTCACCTGATGTCCAAGGTGCGTGGACAGTTCGAGAAGTTCGAGGGCACGCTCACGACCGGATCCGGCCTGGCCGAGACCACCACCGAGGCGACCATCGACCTCAACTCGATCAACACCCGCGACGCCCAACGAGACGGTCACCTCCGGTCGGCGGACTTCTTCGACGTCGAGAACAGTGGACCGATGACGTTCCGCTCGACTGCCTTCGACGGCAAGAAGGCATCCGGCGAGCTCACCATCAAGGGCGTCACGAAGCCGGTCGACCTCGACGTGGAGTACTTCGGTATCGAGACCGACCCGTGGGGCGGCCAGCGCATCGGGTTCGAGGCGAGCACGGAGATCTCCCGCAAGGAGTTCGGCGTGGACTTCAACATCCCGCTCGACGGCGGCAAGCTGCTGGTCGGCGACGCGGTGAACATCACCCTCGAGATCCAGGCTGTGCTGCAGGGCTGA
- a CDS encoding MarR family winged helix-turn-helix transcriptional regulator: MTRWLTDEQQQDWRAYIVGTTLLMDTLDRELRQAHGIALAEYEILVRLSEFPDRTLRMAQIASSVRHSRSRVTHTVTRMEKAGWLERRNAPGDGRGVDAVMTDAGWDLLQAAAHTHVTGVREHFVDLATDSDFAALGRVMKATADKLIMEQESYADMRGEC, encoded by the coding sequence ATGACCCGATGGCTCACCGACGAGCAGCAACAGGACTGGCGCGCGTACATCGTCGGAACGACGCTCCTCATGGACACCCTCGATCGCGAACTGCGTCAGGCTCACGGCATCGCGTTGGCCGAGTACGAGATCCTCGTCCGGCTCTCGGAGTTCCCTGACCGCACCCTCCGGATGGCGCAGATCGCCTCCTCCGTCCGCCACTCGCGCAGCCGGGTGACTCACACGGTCACCCGGATGGAGAAGGCCGGCTGGCTCGAACGACGCAACGCGCCCGGTGACGGTCGTGGCGTGGATGCGGTGATGACCGACGCCGGCTGGGATCTCCTCCAGGCAGCAGCGCACACCCACGTCACCGGGGTACGCGAACACTTCGTCGACCTGGCGACGGACTCGGACTTCGCCGCCCTCGGCAGGGTCATGAAGGCCACAGCCGACAAGCTCATCATGGAGCAGGAGAGCTACGCCGACATGCGGGGCGAATGTTGA
- the ettA gene encoding energy-dependent translational throttle protein EttA, with protein MAEYVFTLRNVRKAHGDKVVLDNVTLSFLHGAKIGVVGPNGTGKSSLLKIMAGLDKANNGDAILDPGATVGMLQQEPPLTEGKTVLENVQEAAGELYAKLTRFNEIGELMGEPDADFDSLLAEMGDLQTELDHANAWDLDSRLDQAMDALRCPPPEAIVDNLSGGERRRVALCKLLLQQPDLLLLDEPTNHLDAESVQWLEGHLKTYPGAVLAITHDRYFLDNVAEWILELDRGKAHPYEGNYSTYLETKKDRLKIEGQKDAKRAKMLEKELEWVRSNAKARQTKSKSRLARYEELAAEADRARKIDTADINIPPGPRLGDIVLEAKHLTKGFEDRVLWNDINFTLPRAGIVGVVGPNGVGKTTLFRMITGGEAPDKGELVVGQTVKLSYVDQSRGGIDPTKNVWEVVSDGLDFIKVANFEMNSRAYVASFGFKGPDQQKKAGVLSGGERNRLNLALTLKQGGNVLLLDEPTNDLDVETLSALEDALLDFPGCAVVTSHDRWFLDRIATHILAWEGTEDEEGHWFWFEGNFASYEENKIERLGVEAARPHRVTHRRLTRD; from the coding sequence ATGGCTGAGTACGTATTCACCCTTCGCAATGTCCGCAAGGCGCACGGCGACAAGGTCGTCCTGGACAACGTCACGTTGTCATTCCTCCACGGCGCCAAGATCGGCGTCGTCGGCCCCAACGGCACGGGTAAGTCCTCCCTGCTCAAGATCATGGCCGGCCTCGACAAGGCCAACAACGGCGACGCGATCCTCGACCCGGGCGCAACGGTCGGGATGCTCCAGCAGGAACCGCCGCTGACCGAGGGCAAGACTGTCCTGGAGAACGTCCAGGAGGCTGCGGGCGAGCTGTACGCCAAGCTGACCCGGTTCAACGAGATCGGCGAGCTGATGGGTGAGCCGGACGCCGACTTCGACTCGCTGCTGGCCGAGATGGGTGACCTCCAGACCGAGCTCGACCACGCCAACGCGTGGGATCTGGACTCGCGGCTCGACCAGGCCATGGACGCGCTGCGATGCCCGCCGCCGGAGGCGATCGTCGACAACCTCTCTGGTGGTGAACGTCGTCGGGTCGCCCTCTGCAAGCTCCTGCTCCAGCAGCCCGACCTGCTGCTGCTCGATGAGCCGACCAACCACCTCGATGCCGAGTCCGTCCAGTGGCTCGAAGGTCACCTGAAGACGTACCCCGGTGCGGTCCTGGCGATCACCCACGACCGTTACTTCCTCGACAACGTCGCCGAGTGGATCCTGGAGCTCGACCGGGGCAAGGCGCACCCGTACGAAGGCAACTACTCGACCTATCTGGAGACCAAGAAGGACCGTCTCAAGATCGAGGGACAGAAGGACGCCAAGCGCGCCAAGATGCTCGAGAAGGAACTCGAGTGGGTCCGCTCGAACGCCAAGGCACGTCAGACCAAGTCGAAGTCACGTCTGGCGAGGTACGAGGAGTTGGCTGCTGAGGCCGACCGCGCTCGCAAGATCGACACCGCTGACATCAACATCCCCCCGGGTCCGCGTCTGGGCGACATCGTCCTCGAGGCGAAGCACCTGACGAAGGGGTTCGAGGACCGTGTCCTGTGGAACGACATCAACTTCACGCTTCCGCGCGCCGGCATCGTCGGTGTGGTCGGTCCGAACGGCGTCGGCAAGACCACGCTCTTCCGGATGATCACCGGGGGAGAGGCGCCCGACAAGGGTGAGCTCGTCGTCGGTCAGACCGTGAAGTTGTCGTACGTCGACCAGAGCCGAGGCGGCATCGACCCGACCAAGAACGTCTGGGAGGTCGTGTCAGACGGTCTGGACTTCATCAAGGTCGCCAACTTCGAGATGAACAGCCGCGCATACGTCGCGTCGTTCGGCTTCAAGGGCCCGGACCAGCAGAAGAAGGCCGGGGTCCTCTCCGGTGGTGAGCGGAACCGCCTCAACCTCGCCCTGACCCTCAAGCAGGGCGGCAACGTCCTGCTCCTCGACGAGCCGACCAACGACCTCGACGTCGAGACGCTGTCGGCGCTGGAGGACGCGCTGCTCGACTTCCCGGGCTGTGCAGTCGTCACCTCTCACGACCGGTGGTTCCTCGACCGCATCGCCACCCACATCCTTGCCTGGGAAGGCACCGAGGACGAGGAAGGGCACTGGTTCTGGTTCGAGGGCAACTTCGCCTCGTACGAGGAGAACAAGATCGAGCGGCTCGGCGTCGAAGCCGCCCGACCGCACCGGGTCACCCACCGCCGTCTCACCCGCGATTAG
- a CDS encoding single-stranded DNA-binding protein: MSESTITVQGYVGSMPVLRKAGDHLVANFRLACTPRRFDRREQKWVDTATSWYSVSAWRGFGENVAASIKSGDPVIVTGRLVLREWTNSQGEPQSSYEIEADAIGHDLTRARTAIMRKPATPTVAYTSLAPEPVADVPGDLRQPVADWGGLGLDDEQVEVAA; the protein is encoded by the coding sequence ATGAGTGAGTCAACGATCACGGTCCAGGGGTACGTCGGTTCGATGCCGGTCCTGCGCAAGGCGGGCGACCATCTGGTGGCCAACTTCCGGTTGGCGTGCACGCCGCGCCGTTTCGACCGCCGGGAGCAGAAGTGGGTCGACACGGCGACGTCCTGGTACAGCGTCAGCGCCTGGCGGGGCTTCGGGGAGAACGTCGCCGCGAGCATCAAGTCTGGCGATCCCGTGATCGTCACCGGCCGGCTCGTACTGCGCGAATGGACGAACTCGCAGGGTGAGCCCCAGTCGTCGTACGAGATCGAGGCGGACGCGATCGGGCACGATCTGACCCGCGCGAGGACCGCCATCATGCGCAAGCCGGCCACGCCGACGGTGGCGTACACGTCGCTCGCGCCGGAGCCAGTGGCCGATGTCCCGGGCGACCTTCGTCAGCCCGTCGCCGACTGGGGCGGTCTGGGTCTCGACGATGAGCAGGTCGAAGTCGCTGCCTGA
- a CDS encoding glycine betaine ABC transporter substrate-binding protein, translating to MKKNRILSTVAIGAVLALGLTACGSDPTKASGGSSSQIVVGSASFGESEILAEIYAGALKAKGFNASTHLDIGQREAYLGALSDGTISLFPEYSGNLLAYYDKTSTASAPADVLTALKKVLPATIVALDPSTAEDKDSYNVTAATAAQYGLSSIGDLAKVPNLKLAANPEFKIRSYGIPGLGSVYGVKNVAFTAINDSGGAATLKTLTSGQVNVADIYSTTPSITANHLVTLDDPKHLIAAQNVLPIIRKDHDSAAVDAVINAVSAKLTTAALLQLNTAFYGADKPSAASVAQAWLKANGFA from the coding sequence ATGAAGAAGAATCGCATTCTGTCCACGGTCGCCATCGGCGCAGTGCTTGCACTGGGGCTGACCGCCTGCGGCAGCGACCCCACCAAGGCGAGCGGAGGTTCCTCCTCCCAGATCGTCGTGGGCTCGGCGTCCTTCGGTGAGAGCGAGATCCTTGCCGAGATCTACGCCGGAGCCCTGAAGGCGAAGGGCTTCAATGCCTCGACCCATCTCGACATCGGTCAGCGTGAGGCGTACCTCGGCGCGTTGAGCGATGGCACCATCTCGCTGTTCCCGGAGTACAGCGGCAATCTGCTGGCGTACTACGACAAGACCTCGACCGCCTCGGCGCCGGCTGATGTGCTGACGGCGCTGAAGAAGGTGCTGCCGGCGACGATCGTGGCGTTGGACCCCTCGACGGCTGAGGACAAGGACTCCTACAACGTGACGGCGGCGACGGCGGCACAGTACGGGCTGTCGTCCATCGGTGACCTGGCGAAGGTGCCGAACCTGAAGTTGGCCGCGAACCCTGAGTTCAAGATCCGCTCGTACGGCATCCCTGGCCTGGGTTCGGTGTACGGAGTGAAGAACGTCGCGTTCACGGCGATCAACGACTCCGGCGGCGCAGCCACGCTGAAGACGCTGACCAGCGGCCAGGTGAACGTCGCGGACATCTACTCCACGACGCCGTCGATCACGGCCAACCACCTGGTTACGCTGGACGACCCCAAGCATCTGATCGCTGCGCAGAACGTGCTGCCGATCATTCGCAAGGACCATGACTCGGCGGCGGTGGACGCCGTGATCAACGCCGTGTCGGCCAAGTTGACGACGGCAGCGCTGCTGCAACTCAACACGGCGTTCTACGGCGCGGACAAGCCCAGCGCAGCCTCGGTTGCACAGGCCTGGTTGAAGGCCAACGGGTTCGCCTGA
- a CDS encoding ABC transporter permease: MSDVFSEAASWLSDGSHWSGVDGVPHRLVEHVAYTALTVGIAAAIALPLGLWIGHTGRFRGLAVALTGALRALPTLGVLTWMVLWQGVGLTPATVALVVLAVPPLLAGAYSGLESVDRATIDAARAIGMTEWQILIKVEIPLALDLILGGVRSAVLQVVATATIAAYIGLGGLGRYLIDGIAVRDYAQMLSGSIVIVVLALVLDGLFALVQRRTAHP; encoded by the coding sequence ATGAGCGACGTCTTCAGCGAGGCCGCCTCCTGGCTCAGCGACGGATCGCACTGGAGTGGGGTCGACGGGGTGCCACACCGACTGGTCGAGCACGTCGCGTACACCGCGCTCACCGTGGGCATCGCGGCGGCCATTGCGCTTCCGCTGGGGCTCTGGATCGGACACACGGGGCGTTTTCGCGGACTCGCCGTGGCGCTGACCGGCGCGCTGCGCGCGCTGCCGACGCTCGGTGTGTTGACCTGGATGGTGCTGTGGCAGGGGGTCGGGTTGACCCCGGCCACCGTTGCCCTGGTGGTGCTCGCGGTCCCACCGCTCCTGGCGGGTGCGTACTCGGGCCTGGAATCCGTCGACCGTGCGACCATCGACGCCGCCCGGGCCATCGGCATGACCGAGTGGCAGATCCTGATCAAGGTGGAGATCCCGCTGGCGCTGGACCTCATCCTCGGCGGCGTACGCTCTGCGGTCCTGCAGGTCGTGGCCACGGCCACCATCGCGGCCTACATCGGACTCGGCGGGCTCGGGCGGTACCTGATTGACGGCATCGCTGTGCGCGACTATGCCCAGATGTTGTCCGGATCCATCGTCATCGTCGTCCTCGCGCTCGTGCTGGACGGCCTGTTCGCGCTCGTACAACGTCGTACGGCTCACCCATGA
- a CDS encoding ABC transporter permease gives MRWLSENFPYVRGLLWQHAWLSILPIVIGLAVAVPVGWWASRHRRWRGLILGFGGLVYTLPSLPLLIVLPGLLGTSFLDPINVVVVLSAYAAALLVRTATDAFSSVPEVVIESARAAGYSRWQQVVGVELPLAGPVLLAGLRVASVSTVSLVTVGALIGVSNLGALFTDGFQRGFNTEIVIGVVGVVGLALALDLLWLGLARLAMPWRVRGAA, from the coding sequence GTGAGATGGCTCAGTGAGAACTTCCCGTACGTCCGCGGGCTGCTGTGGCAGCACGCCTGGTTGAGCATCCTGCCGATCGTCATCGGGCTGGCCGTCGCTGTCCCTGTCGGCTGGTGGGCCAGTCGGCACCGTCGCTGGCGCGGGCTGATCCTCGGGTTCGGCGGTCTGGTGTACACGCTGCCGTCGTTGCCGTTGCTGATCGTGCTTCCGGGTCTGCTGGGGACAAGCTTCCTTGACCCGATCAACGTCGTGGTCGTGCTGTCGGCGTACGCAGCGGCGCTGCTCGTACGCACGGCGACGGATGCGTTCAGCAGCGTGCCCGAGGTCGTCATCGAGTCGGCGCGGGCAGCGGGGTACTCCCGGTGGCAACAGGTCGTCGGTGTCGAACTACCCCTGGCCGGTCCCGTCCTGCTCGCGGGCCTGCGGGTGGCCAGCGTGTCCACCGTCAGCCTGGTCACGGTCGGCGCGCTCATCGGTGTCAGCAATCTCGGAGCGCTGTTCACCGACGGATTCCAACGCGGCTTCAACACCGAGATCGTGATCGGAGTCGTCGGGGTCGTCGGGCTCGCGCTGGCCCTCGACCTCCTCTGGCTCGGGCTGGCACGACTGGCGATGCCTTGGCGTGTACGGGGTGCCGCATGA